Proteins co-encoded in one Streptomyces sp. NBC_01283 genomic window:
- a CDS encoding EF-hand domain-containing protein, whose amino-acid sequence MVKPSAFLDRKLSRRFATYDDDGDGFIERTDFETSVARLGEAFGHGQDSKAVARLRELSLELWEHLARVADVDGDGRISEAEYKTAFAAGLLETPESFDEGYLPFLDAIMDIADTDGDGKLTRDEQVRWSGALMNLPEADAREVFGRLDTHADGAVGRTELLEAIREFYFDDDPHSAGSWLLGPLDAS is encoded by the coding sequence ATGGTGAAGCCATCCGCGTTCCTGGACCGCAAGCTGTCCCGGCGGTTCGCGACGTACGACGACGACGGCGACGGGTTCATCGAGCGCACGGACTTCGAGACGTCCGTGGCCCGGCTCGGCGAGGCCTTCGGCCACGGGCAGGACTCCAAGGCGGTGGCACGGCTGCGGGAGCTGTCCCTGGAGCTGTGGGAGCACCTCGCGCGGGTCGCCGACGTGGACGGGGACGGCCGCATCAGCGAGGCCGAGTACAAGACCGCCTTCGCGGCCGGGCTCCTGGAGACGCCGGAGTCCTTCGACGAGGGGTACCTGCCGTTCCTCGACGCGATCATGGACATCGCCGACACGGACGGCGACGGCAAACTGACCCGGGACGAGCAGGTGCGCTGGTCCGGGGCCCTGATGAACCTGCCGGAAGCGGACGCGCGCGAGGTCTTCGGCCGCCTGGACACGCATGCGGACGGCGCGGTCGGACGAACCGAACTCCTCGAAGCCATCAGGGAGTTCTACTTCGACGACGACCCGCATTCGGCCGGATCCTGGCTCCTCGGCCCGCTCGACGCGTCCTGA
- a CDS encoding penicillin acylase family protein, which translates to MRTRIRRLTALGISLLTAAAFLPSSAATAGAAEARDARPSGHGLSATVRYTQYGIPHILAKDYENLGFGTGWAQAADQVCTLAEGYVTVRGERSRYFGPDGKPDGSLSSATTNLSSDLYFGGVRDTHTVEKLLRQPPPAGPSATSKKLMRGFAAGYNAWLNQNHVTDPACRGAKWLRPITSLDVARQGFAVQVLGGQGRGIDGITAAQPPAASAPDRAPDPERTAKEARELFSADEAVMGSNAVAFSGKTTANGRGLLLGNPHYPWQGGRRFWQSQQTIPGELNVSGGSLLGTSVVNIGFNGDVAWSHTVATGVTLNLHQLTLDPADPTAYLVDGKPEKMTKRTVEVPVRGGPPVTRTQWWTRYGPVTTGLGAQLPLPWSAKTAYALNDPNATNMRGSDTDLGFGKARSTDGVLKALHDTQGLPWVNTVAADRGGHSLLSQSQVLPRITDDLAARCSTDLGKVTYPASGVAVLDGSRGDCALGSDKDALQPGIFGPSKMPTLKDAPYAENSNDSAWLTNADRPITGYERVFGTIGTQRSMRTRGAIEDVAAMADKGGLTVEDLQKHQFANRAPAGDLVAADAARACAALPGGTATGSDGKAVDMREACAALKGWDRTMNTDSRGALLFDRFWRKLVVAVPNAQLWKVPFSAADPVRTPNTLNTDAPGFATALADAVTELSGAGIALDAPLGKNQFVVRGPERLPVHGGTESIGVWNKVEPVWDAKGGGYTEVAHGSSHIQAVGWDKGGCPKARTLLTYSQSSNPNSPHYSDQTRLYSGERWVTSRFCEKDIMRDPHLKVVKVRERR; encoded by the coding sequence ATGCGTACCCGCATCAGACGCCTGACGGCCCTCGGCATCAGCCTGCTGACCGCCGCGGCTTTCCTGCCGTCGTCCGCCGCCACCGCCGGTGCGGCCGAGGCCCGCGACGCCCGCCCGTCGGGCCACGGCCTGTCCGCGACCGTCCGCTACACCCAGTACGGCATTCCGCACATCCTCGCCAAGGACTACGAGAACCTCGGCTTCGGCACGGGCTGGGCGCAGGCCGCCGACCAGGTGTGCACCCTCGCCGAGGGATATGTGACCGTGCGCGGGGAGCGGTCACGGTACTTCGGCCCTGACGGCAAGCCCGACGGCTCGCTGTCCTCGGCGACGACGAACCTCTCCAGCGACCTCTACTTCGGCGGCGTCCGCGACACGCACACGGTGGAGAAGCTCCTCAGGCAGCCCCCACCGGCGGGGCCGAGCGCCACGTCCAAGAAGCTGATGCGCGGCTTCGCGGCGGGCTACAACGCCTGGCTGAATCAGAACCACGTCACCGACCCCGCCTGCAGGGGCGCCAAGTGGCTGCGCCCGATCACCTCCCTGGACGTGGCAAGGCAGGGCTTCGCCGTCCAGGTCCTGGGCGGTCAGGGGCGCGGCATAGACGGCATCACCGCCGCGCAGCCACCGGCCGCGAGCGCCCCGGACCGCGCTCCTGACCCCGAGCGCACCGCGAAGGAGGCACGCGAGCTCTTCTCGGCCGACGAGGCCGTCATGGGCTCCAATGCCGTCGCGTTCAGCGGGAAGACCACCGCGAACGGCAGGGGTCTGCTGCTCGGCAACCCGCACTACCCCTGGCAGGGCGGCCGTCGCTTCTGGCAGTCGCAGCAGACCATCCCCGGCGAGCTGAACGTCTCGGGCGGTTCGCTGCTCGGCACGAGCGTGGTGAACATCGGCTTCAACGGCGATGTGGCGTGGAGCCACACCGTGGCGACCGGCGTGACCCTCAATCTGCACCAGCTCACGCTGGATCCGGCCGATCCGACCGCCTATCTGGTGGACGGCAAGCCGGAGAAGATGACGAAGCGGACGGTCGAGGTGCCGGTGAGGGGCGGTCCTCCGGTGACGCGCACCCAGTGGTGGACCCGGTACGGACCGGTCACCACCGGCCTCGGGGCGCAGCTCCCGCTCCCGTGGTCGGCGAAGACGGCGTACGCCCTGAACGACCCCAACGCCACGAACATGCGCGGCAGCGACACCGACCTCGGCTTCGGCAAGGCCCGCTCCACGGACGGTGTGCTGAAGGCATTGCACGACACGCAGGGCCTGCCGTGGGTCAACACCGTCGCCGCGGACCGCGGGGGCCACTCGCTCCTCAGCCAGTCGCAGGTGCTGCCCCGCATCACGGACGACCTGGCCGCGCGCTGCTCCACGGATCTGGGCAAGGTGACGTATCCGGCGTCGGGTGTGGCCGTGCTCGACGGTTCGCGCGGTGACTGCGCGCTCGGCTCCGACAAGGACGCCCTCCAGCCCGGCATCTTCGGCCCGTCGAAGATGCCCACCCTCAAGGACGCCCCGTACGCGGAGAACTCCAACGACAGCGCCTGGCTCACCAATGCCGACCGGCCGATCACGGGCTACGAGCGGGTGTTCGGAACGATCGGCACGCAGCGCTCCATGCGGACGCGCGGTGCCATCGAGGATGTCGCGGCGATGGCGGACAAGGGCGGCCTGACGGTCGAGGACCTGCAGAAGCACCAGTTCGCGAACCGTGCCCCCGCGGGCGACCTCGTCGCCGCCGACGCGGCACGCGCGTGTGCCGCGCTGCCCGGCGGCACCGCAACAGGCAGCGATGGCAAGGCGGTTGACATGCGCGAGGCCTGCGCCGCACTCAAGGGCTGGGACCGGACCATGAACACGGACAGCAGGGGCGCCCTGCTCTTCGACCGGTTCTGGCGCAAGCTGGTCGTCGCCGTGCCGAACGCCCAGCTGTGGAAGGTGCCGTTCTCCGCCGCCGACCCGGTGCGCACCCCGAACACCCTCAACACGGACGCGCCGGGCTTCGCGACCGCGCTCGCCGACGCGGTGACGGAGCTGAGTGGGGCGGGCATAGCGCTGGACGCGCCGCTGGGTAAGAACCAGTTCGTCGTACGGGGCCCGGAGCGGCTGCCGGTCCACGGCGGCACGGAGTCGATCGGCGTGTGGAACAAGGTCGAGCCGGTCTGGGACGCGAAGGGCGGCGGCTACACCGAGGTCGCGCACGGTTCGAGCCACATCCAGGCGGTCGGCTGGGACAAGGGCGGCTGCCCGAAGGCACGCACGCTCCTGACCTACTCGCAGTCGTCGAACCCGAACTCGCCGCACTACAGCGATCAGACGCGGCTGTACTCCGGTGAGCGCTGGGTGACGTCACGGTTCTGCGAGAAGGACATCATGCGCGACCCCCATCTGAAGGTGGTGAAGGTGCGCGAGCGCCGCTGA
- a CDS encoding acyl-CoA synthetase, with amino-acid sequence MTGVRSNTVDDVLTRSARRVPGRVALRYGERAWTYAELDAAVSCAAQVLREEGLGPGDRVGAYAHNSDAYLIGFLACSRAGLVHVPVNQNLVGDDLAYIVGQSGSSLVLADPDLAPRLPGDVRVLTLRDADDSLLARLAGTQAYDGEGPGAEDLAQLLYTSGTTALPKGAMMTHRALVHEYVSAITALDLKETDKPVHALPLYHSAQMHVFLLPYLAVGAENTVIDAPAAERIFELVEAGRADSLFAPPTVWIGLSNHPGFATRDLGGLRKAYYGASIMPVPVLERLRARLPALAFYNCFGQSEIGPLATVLGPDEHEGRMDSCGRPVLFVEARVVDERGREVPDSTQGEVVYHSPQLCEGYWERPEETEEAFRDGWFHSGDLAVRDKEGYFTVVDRVKDVINSGGVLVASRQVEDALYTHARVAETAVIGLPDERWIEAVTAVVVRNGDVTEAELIDHAREKLAHFKAPKRVLFVDELPRNASGKILKRELRDRFSA; translated from the coding sequence ATGACGGGTGTACGCAGCAATACGGTCGACGACGTCCTGACGCGCAGTGCGCGGCGCGTGCCGGGGCGGGTGGCCCTGCGCTACGGCGAGCGGGCCTGGACGTACGCGGAGTTGGATGCGGCTGTCTCGTGTGCCGCTCAGGTGCTGCGCGAGGAGGGGCTCGGCCCCGGCGACCGCGTCGGCGCCTACGCCCACAACTCGGACGCGTATCTGATCGGCTTCCTGGCCTGCTCGCGGGCGGGTCTGGTCCATGTCCCGGTCAACCAGAACCTCGTCGGCGACGATCTGGCGTACATCGTGGGCCAGTCGGGCAGCTCCCTGGTACTGGCCGACCCGGACCTCGCCCCGCGACTGCCCGGCGACGTACGCGTCCTGACCCTGCGCGACGCGGACGACTCCCTGCTCGCGCGCCTCGCCGGAACACAGGCGTACGACGGGGAGGGGCCGGGAGCGGAGGATCTGGCCCAGCTGCTCTACACCTCCGGCACGACCGCCCTCCCCAAGGGCGCGATGATGACGCACCGCGCCCTGGTCCACGAGTACGTCAGCGCCATCACCGCCCTGGACCTCAAGGAGACGGACAAGCCCGTCCACGCGCTGCCGCTCTACCACTCGGCGCAGATGCACGTCTTCCTGCTGCCGTACCTGGCGGTCGGCGCCGAGAACACGGTCATCGACGCGCCCGCCGCCGAGCGGATCTTCGAGCTGGTCGAGGCGGGCCGCGCCGACAGCCTCTTCGCGCCGCCCACCGTGTGGATCGGCCTCTCGAACCACCCCGGGTTCGCCACCCGCGACCTCGGGGGCCTGCGCAAGGCCTACTACGGGGCGTCGATCATGCCGGTGCCCGTCCTGGAGCGCCTGCGCGCACGCCTGCCCGCGCTCGCCTTCTACAACTGCTTCGGGCAGAGCGAGATCGGCCCGCTCGCCACCGTCCTCGGACCCGACGAGCACGAGGGGCGGATGGACTCCTGCGGGCGGCCCGTCCTCTTCGTGGAGGCGCGGGTCGTGGACGAGCGCGGCCGCGAGGTGCCCGACAGCACACAGGGCGAAGTCGTCTACCACTCGCCGCAGTTGTGCGAGGGCTACTGGGAAAGGCCCGAGGAGACCGAAGAGGCCTTCCGCGACGGCTGGTTCCACTCCGGGGACCTCGCCGTGCGGGACAAGGAGGGCTACTTCACGGTCGTCGACCGGGTGAAGGACGTCATCAACTCCGGTGGCGTCCTGGTCGCCTCGCGCCAGGTCGAGGACGCGCTCTACACCCATGCGAGGGTCGCGGAGACAGCCGTGATCGGGCTGCCGGACGAGCGATGGATCGAGGCGGTCACCGCCGTCGTCGTACGCAACGGAGACGTCACCGAAGCCGAACTCATCGACCACGCGCGCGAGAAGCTCGCCCACTTCAAGGCACCCAAGCGGGTCCTCTTCGTGGACGAGCTGCCGCGCAACGCGAGCGGGAAGATCCTCAAGCGGGAGCTGCGGGACCGCTTCAGCGCGTAG